In one Gopherus evgoodei ecotype Sinaloan lineage chromosome 1, rGopEvg1_v1.p, whole genome shotgun sequence genomic region, the following are encoded:
- the LOC115637453 gene encoding potassium voltage-gated channel subfamily A member 1 isoform X1 has product MTVMAGENMDETSVLPGHPQDSYQPDAHDAHECCERVVINIAGLRFETQLKTLAQFPNTLLGNPKKRMRYFDPLRNEYFFDRNRPSFDAILYYYQSGGRLRRPVNVPLDMFSEEIKFYELGEEAMEKFREDEGYIKEEEKPLPEKEYQRQVWLLFEYPESSGPARVIAIISVMVILISIVIFCLETLPDLKEDKDFTGTLQHIDNSTVIYKSNIFSDPFFIVETLCIIWFSFELVVRFFACPSKPEFFKNIMNFIDIVAIIPYFITLGTEMAEQEGTQKGEQATSLAILRVIRLVRVFRIFKLSRHSKGLQILGQTLKASMRELGLLIFFLFIGVILFSSAVYFAEAEEPESHFTSIPDAFWWAVVSMTTVGYGDMYPVTIGGKIVGSLCAIAGVLTIALPVPVIVSNFNYFYHRETEGEEQAQLLHVSSPNLASHSDLSRRSSSTISKSEYMEIEEDMNNSIDNFREANLRTGNCTIANQNCVNKNKLLTDV; this is encoded by the coding sequence ATGACTgtgatggctggagagaacaTGGATGAGACCTCTGTCCTGCCAGGCCACCCGCAGGATAGCTACCAGCCAGATGCCCATGATGCCCATGAGTGCTGCGAGCGGGTGGTGATCAACATCGCCGGGCTGCGCTTTGAGACCCAGCTGAAGACCCTAGCCCAGTTCCCCAACACGCTGCTGGGCAACCCCAAAAAGCGCATGCGGTATTTTGACCCATTGCGCAATGAGTACTTCTTTGACCGGAACCGGCCCAGCTTCGATGCCATCCTCTATTACTACCAGTCTGGAGGCAGGCTCCGCAGGCCGGTCAATGTGCCTCTGGACATGTTCTCTGAGGAGATCAAATTTTATGAGCTAGgtgaggaggccatggagaaatTCCGGGAGGATGAAGGGTACatcaaggaggaggagaagccctTGCCCGAGAAGGAATACCAGCGCCAGGTATGGCTTCTGTTTGAGTACCCGGAGAGCTCTGGGCCAGCCAGGGTCATTGCAATAATCTCAGTCATGGTGATCCTCATCTCCATCGTCATCTTCTGCCTAGAAACTTTGCCGGATCTGAAGGAGGACAAGGACTTTACAGGGACTCTGCAACACATTGACAATTCCACCGTGATCTACAAGTCCAACATTTTTAGCGACCCTTTCTTCATCGTGGAAACCCTTTGCATCATCTGGTTTTCCTTTGAGCTGGTGGTGCGCTTCTTCGCCTGTCCCAGCAAGCCCGAGTTTTTCAAGAATATTATGAACTTCATTGACATAGTGGCCATCATCCCCTACTTCATCACCTTAGGAACTGAGATGGCTGAGCAAGAAGGCACCCAAAAGGGGGAGCAGGCCACCTCTCTGGCTATCCTGAGAGTCATCAGACTGGTAAGAGTCTTTAGAATCTTCAAACTCTCCAGACATTCTAAGGGCCTCCAGATTTTGGGACAAACCCTCAAAGCAAGTATGAGAGAGTTAGGTTTACTAATCTTCTTCCTCTTCATTGGGGTGATCTTGTTCTCCAGCGCGGTGTATTTTGCTGAAGCTGAAGAACCTGAGTCTCATTTCACAAGCATCCCTGATGCTTTCTGGTGGGCTGTGGTAAGCATGACCACTGTGGGATATGGTGACATGTACCCTGTGACAATTGGAGGCAAAATTGTAGGCTCCTTGTGTGCCATCGCTGGCGTGCTGACAATTGCCCTGCCCGTACCTGTCATCGTGTCCAACTTCAACTACTTCTACCACCGAGAAACAGAAGGGGAAGAACAGGCTCAGTTACTCCATGTTAGCTCCCCCAATTTAGCATCTCACAGTGATCTAAGTCGCCGTAGCTCCTCCACAATCAGCAAATCTGAGTACATGGAAATCGAAGAGGATATGAATAATAGCATAGACAATTTTAGAGAGGCTAATCTCAGAACTGGCAACTGCACCATAGCCAACCAAAACtgtgttaataaaaacaaactgctGACTGatgtgta
- the LOC115637453 gene encoding potassium voltage-gated channel subfamily A member 1 isoform X2 yields MTVMAGENMDETSVLPGHPQDSYQPDAHDAHECCERVVINIAGLRFETQLKTLAQFPNTLLGNPKKRMRYFDPLRNEYFFDRNRPSFDAILYYYQSGGRLRRPVNVPLDMFSEEIKFYELGEEAMEKFREDEGYIKEEEKPLPEKEYQRQVWLLFEYPESSGPARVIAIISVMVILISIVIFCLETLPDLKEDKDFTGTLQHIDNSTVIYKSNIFSDPFFIVETLCIIWFSFELVVRFFACPSKPEFFKNIMNFIDIVAIIPYFITLGTEMAEQEGTQKGEQATSLAILRVIRLIDYLYLQG; encoded by the coding sequence ATGACTgtgatggctggagagaacaTGGATGAGACCTCTGTCCTGCCAGGCCACCCGCAGGATAGCTACCAGCCAGATGCCCATGATGCCCATGAGTGCTGCGAGCGGGTGGTGATCAACATCGCCGGGCTGCGCTTTGAGACCCAGCTGAAGACCCTAGCCCAGTTCCCCAACACGCTGCTGGGCAACCCCAAAAAGCGCATGCGGTATTTTGACCCATTGCGCAATGAGTACTTCTTTGACCGGAACCGGCCCAGCTTCGATGCCATCCTCTATTACTACCAGTCTGGAGGCAGGCTCCGCAGGCCGGTCAATGTGCCTCTGGACATGTTCTCTGAGGAGATCAAATTTTATGAGCTAGgtgaggaggccatggagaaatTCCGGGAGGATGAAGGGTACatcaaggaggaggagaagccctTGCCCGAGAAGGAATACCAGCGCCAGGTATGGCTTCTGTTTGAGTACCCGGAGAGCTCTGGGCCAGCCAGGGTCATTGCAATAATCTCAGTCATGGTGATCCTCATCTCCATCGTCATCTTCTGCCTAGAAACTTTGCCGGATCTGAAGGAGGACAAGGACTTTACAGGGACTCTGCAACACATTGACAATTCCACCGTGATCTACAAGTCCAACATTTTTAGCGACCCTTTCTTCATCGTGGAAACCCTTTGCATCATCTGGTTTTCCTTTGAGCTGGTGGTGCGCTTCTTCGCCTGTCCCAGCAAGCCCGAGTTTTTCAAGAATATTATGAACTTCATTGACATAGTGGCCATCATCCCCTACTTCATCACCTTAGGAACTGAGATGGCTGAGCAAGAAGGCACCCAAAAGGGGGAGCAGGCCACCTCTCTGGCTATCCTGAGAGTCATCAGACTG
- the LOC115637453 gene encoding potassium voltage-gated channel subfamily A member 1 isoform X3, with product MTVMAGENMDETSVLPGHPQDSYQPDAHDAHECCERVVINIAGLRFETQLKTLAQFPNTLLGNPKKRMRYFDPLRNEYFFDRNRPSFDAILYYYQSGGRLRRPVNVPLDMFSEEIKFYELGEEAMEKFREDEGYIKEEEKPLPEKEYQRQVWLLFEYPESSGPARVIAIISVMVILISIVIFCLETLPDLKEDKDFTGTLQHIDNSTVIYKSNIFSDPFFIVETLCIIWFSFELVVRFFACPSKPEFFKNIMNFIDIVAIIPYFITLGTEMAEQEGTQKGEQATSLAILRVIRLDIGLKL from the coding sequence ATGACTgtgatggctggagagaacaTGGATGAGACCTCTGTCCTGCCAGGCCACCCGCAGGATAGCTACCAGCCAGATGCCCATGATGCCCATGAGTGCTGCGAGCGGGTGGTGATCAACATCGCCGGGCTGCGCTTTGAGACCCAGCTGAAGACCCTAGCCCAGTTCCCCAACACGCTGCTGGGCAACCCCAAAAAGCGCATGCGGTATTTTGACCCATTGCGCAATGAGTACTTCTTTGACCGGAACCGGCCCAGCTTCGATGCCATCCTCTATTACTACCAGTCTGGAGGCAGGCTCCGCAGGCCGGTCAATGTGCCTCTGGACATGTTCTCTGAGGAGATCAAATTTTATGAGCTAGgtgaggaggccatggagaaatTCCGGGAGGATGAAGGGTACatcaaggaggaggagaagccctTGCCCGAGAAGGAATACCAGCGCCAGGTATGGCTTCTGTTTGAGTACCCGGAGAGCTCTGGGCCAGCCAGGGTCATTGCAATAATCTCAGTCATGGTGATCCTCATCTCCATCGTCATCTTCTGCCTAGAAACTTTGCCGGATCTGAAGGAGGACAAGGACTTTACAGGGACTCTGCAACACATTGACAATTCCACCGTGATCTACAAGTCCAACATTTTTAGCGACCCTTTCTTCATCGTGGAAACCCTTTGCATCATCTGGTTTTCCTTTGAGCTGGTGGTGCGCTTCTTCGCCTGTCCCAGCAAGCCCGAGTTTTTCAAGAATATTATGAACTTCATTGACATAGTGGCCATCATCCCCTACTTCATCACCTTAGGAACTGAGATGGCTGAGCAAGAAGGCACCCAAAAGGGGGAGCAGGCCACCTCTCTGGCTATCCTGAGAGTCATCAGACTG